In Alkalihalobacillus sp. AL-G, the genomic stretch AGGGTAGGAAAACTCGTCCGTATTTTCACAATCGTCACCTTCGTTACCAGCAGCGCAAACGACTGAAACGTTGTGGTTGACCGCGTATTTTATTACCTCATGAAGCTCAGGAACATCTTGTGGTCCCCCGAGTGACATGGAAATCACCCGGACTTTTTCACCATTTGGTCCTTCCCAATCAACAGCGTATTGAATTGCCTTGATGATCCACTCAATTTTGCCACTTCCTTCATGTGTGAGGACCTTTAAAATTAAGAGATTTGCTTCCGGTGCAACACCGACGACACCATTTCCAGTACCAGAAGCAGCAACAGTTCCAGCTACATGTGTACCATGACCATTATTATCTGAGAAATTTGATGCATCACCACCAAAATCAGTTGTGAAATTCCTGCCGCTGATAATTCGTTCTCTTAAATCGGGGTGGTCGGTTTGGCAGCCAGTATCGATGACAGCGACAACATTACCTTTACCTTTTTTAGATCGATCCCACAAGGATGGAGCATCAATCATCTCAACGCCATCAGGAATGTTTGACAATTCTTCGATGATTTCTTCCACTTGGTACGGGACAAGACGAACATCACTCATAATAATCCTCCTTCGATTTAATAGAATCCAAGAAAAATAAAGCGTCATAATCCCAGTGAAGGTACTATACCACATTTCAGACATCTATTTTCAGAAAAATCAATAAATAATCAAAAGGTCCTAAATATCATTTGTACACGTATTTGACATTAAAGTAAAAGTTGACTATGAAGAATGGTTGCAATAAAAAATGAAGGAAAAGCAGCAGTTAATTAATTCTGATTATCTTAGTAATGAAATGCTCGATCGAAGGTAATTGATGTAATTCGAAGACAAATAAATGGGGCTGTATCTATTTTTATATGACAGCCCATTTTATTTCCTACTGTTTAGTGAAATTTAAGGCGAACACTAGCAATGCATTTAAGTTTTCATTAAGGCTTGGTGAATTGTACCGTTTTTTTTTATATGACATCCCCATTGACTATCAGCTGACCCGCCTTACTTCATCTTTGTGAACGAGTTGGATTTTGTAATCACCTTTTAACTCAAGAAAACCCGTATCGTAAATCCAAATCACGGTGTAGGTCTTCCCATTATAGATTACTATATCTCCTTTATGCACAAGGCGAATCCTCCTTTTCCTTAATCGATTAGGAAGGTAAATCGTCATTCTTGCATAAAACACTATTCAGTTACAGGAAGTTCAGTACTGATCAGAGCAATTTCCTTTTCCAACAAACGTTGATTCGCACTAAAAAGATTTTGGAGCGCCATAGTCAAATCATTTAGTTTTTCATAACAAATGGCTAGTTCTGTTTTTACAAGGGAAGTCCACGGATCTTCATTGAGTAATTGAAATACATGATCCGCTTTTTTGAGGTTGGTAAGTGCCTCCTCATGCGAACCACGTTTTATGTTGACTTTACCGAGTACATAATGACACTGAGCAAAGACGTGTGAATTGCTTGCAGCTAGCCTTAAGCCATTGTTTGCATATTGTTCGGCCTGATCTAAATCGTCTGTATAAAGTGAAGTGAGTGCAAGTTCATAATAGCTGTTGGTCGCAAGGTCGCGAAAATGATATTTGTTTGCTTTCTCTAAGCTATCATTCAAGTAATAAAACGATTCTTCAACACTTCCATGTTTTCGTTTCAATATTCCCATGTTTATTTGGGAACCGATATATTTTCTAGGCTCTTCTTCAAGTTTCAAATAATCAAGGGCAACCATGCTAGATAGAATTCCCTCTGCGTATTTTTTCATATACAGCTCGGCAAGTCCCTTCAGCATGTAAAAGTGACCATTGGAATACGAAACCTGATTGGCCTCCATAATTTCAATGGCCTTATGAATAACATCAAGCCCCTTTTGGAACTCCTTCACACGACAATAGCAAAGTGCCAAGTTATACAATATTTTGAACTGAAGCAGACATTCTATATCTACATAGCGTGAATTGATGAGGGCTGAAGCGTTTAATGCCGATTCTATTCCTCTTTTATAATCTTTTAATTTCCGGTTAGCAAGTGTTATGTAGTAATAGACTTCGATGATTTCTTTTGTTTCCGTTGATGGGAGATAGGAGAGTGCCTCATTAAAGTGGTATAACGCTTTTTCATCTTGATTAAGCTTTTCATAGATTTGCCCGAGTAACCGATGCGCTAGCCATTTTTCAGGAAAAGGAACGGTTCGAATCTTAATAAGATCCTTTAGACGGGTTTTAGCTTCTACATATTTTTCAACCTTGAAAAGTGTCGTACAAATATTAAGGCCATTCTTTATTTCCTCGTAGGTGACTGTTTTTCCAGAGATGTGTTTTTTTTCTCCAAGTAAATCTCCGACTGAGACTCCAAGTTTGCTAGATAAATATTCGATTGTTCGGAGGGAGGGTGTGGTGAGATCTCTTTCAATAAGGCTTAACATAGCTCGACTTAGTTGATCCCCGGCTAAATCCCCCTGGGTGAGCCCCAAATCTTTTCGTAAAACTTTTATTCGTTTACCAACTGAACTTTCCAATTCTTATCGCCTCCCTAACTTATTTTACCACAAAATTATTCGAGATGTTAAAATATTTAAACTATTTTTCAAAATAAAATATTTTATTCAAAAAAGTTGTTGACAAACCCATGAGTGTAATCTTAGTATAAAATTGTAAAAAAATGAATGAAAATAGGAGGTATTTATGTCAAAACCTGCAAAATCTACGTTCTTTTTGGTTGGTGGTGTCATTTTAGGTCTAGTGTTCCTGTTATTCGTACAAGCCTATGAACTACCACAAAACAGTGGTCATTTGTTTGCTGAAAGTTTAGTAGACTCAGACCTGGCATGGCCAGGTGACCCGGATCCAGAAGATGATCCCGTATGGCCGGACTCCCCAGCACTTGTAAGTACAGAAGACCCGGTATGGCCAGATAGCCCAGATCCAGAAGATGATCCCGTATGGCCGGACTCCCCAGCACTCGTAAGCACAGA encodes the following:
- a CDS encoding S8 family peptidase, whose amino-acid sequence is MSDVRLVPYQVEEIIEELSNIPDGVEMIDAPSLWDRSKKGKGNVVAVIDTGCQTDHPDLRERIISGRNFTTDFGGDASNFSDNNGHGTHVAGTVAASGTGNGVVGVAPEANLLILKVLTHEGSGKIEWIIKAIQYAVDWEGPNGEKVRVISMSLGGPQDVPELHEVIKYAVNHNVSVVCAAGNEGDDCENTDEFSYPGAYNEVIQVGAVDFQRNLTEFTNTNAEIDLVAPGVKILSTFPENRYARLTGTSMATPHVSGALALLINLSKSEFGRSFSEVEIYAQLIKRTTPIGFTKQGEGNGLLTLGLVDRIAEMFNPDKEEDVSQTLQTSKS
- a CDS encoding tetratricopeptide repeat protein, whose protein sequence is MESSVGKRIKVLRKDLGLTQGDLAGDQLSRAMLSLIERDLTTPSLRTIEYLSSKLGVSVGDLLGEKKHISGKTVTYEEIKNGLNICTTLFKVEKYVEAKTRLKDLIKIRTVPFPEKWLAHRLLGQIYEKLNQDEKALYHFNEALSYLPSTETKEIIEVYYYITLANRKLKDYKRGIESALNASALINSRYVDIECLLQFKILYNLALCYCRVKEFQKGLDVIHKAIEIMEANQVSYSNGHFYMLKGLAELYMKKYAEGILSSMVALDYLKLEEEPRKYIGSQINMGILKRKHGSVEESFYYLNDSLEKANKYHFRDLATNSYYELALTSLYTDDLDQAEQYANNGLRLAASNSHVFAQCHYVLGKVNIKRGSHEEALTNLKKADHVFQLLNEDPWTSLVKTELAICYEKLNDLTMALQNLFSANQRLLEKEIALISTELPVTE